GGGAACGCGAAGCACGACGTACCAACCGCCCTCCAGCTCCAGCCGCTGTACCAGGCTCTGGGCGGCGAGGCGGCGGTCGAGTTCGTCCAGATTCGTCGTCAGCCGCGGGCGAGCCTGAGCGAGGAACCTGTGGCGCGTCTCGAGCAGGTGCGGCAGGGCGAGCAGGATGGGAGTGCTCATCGAAAGATACGTGTCGGCGATGACTTCGAGGCGATCCAGAGCGGGACGGGCCAGGCCGGGCGGACCGCTGATCACCACCCAGGCGACCTTCATCTGCGGCAAGCCGGCCAGCTTGGAGAGCCCACTCAACGTGAAGGTGAGCGCCGCGGTTTGAGTGGCGAAGCTGCGTGGCGCGGCGGAGGTCAAGGGAAAGTCCAGAAACACTTCGTCGGCAATGAGCGCGAGGCCGCGGTCGGCACAGAGGCGGGCGAGGTATTCGGCCTCGGCCGGCGGGACGAAGCTGCCGGTCGGATTGTTGGGGTGAACGACAACCAGCGCGCGGGTGCGGGACGACAAGGCCGATTCGAGCGCGTGCCGGTCGAGGTGCCAGCCGTGGTCGTAGAAGAGCGGGTAGGGCGTGAGACGGACGTCCTGGAGGCCGGCCAGGAACTCGAACAGCGGATAACTGGGACGCGGGATGAGCACTTCGTAATCCGGGTCACAGAGCAGGCGGAAGAGAAAGGAATACGCTTCGCTGGTGGAGGTGGTGAGCAGGATGCGGTCCGCCGAGACCTCTTCGCCGCGATCGCGATAGTAACCGGCAACGGCTTGGCGGGCGGAGAGCAATCCGAGGGGCTCGGGACGGTAGTCGAGAGAAGCGGGCTGGGCGAGCGCCGCCAGGATGGCAGGCTGATCGTATTCAAAGCCGCAACGCGCAGGGTTGGACTCGGTGAGGTCCAGGACTTCCCTGCCCAGGCGGCGGGCGTCGGCCAGCGCCAC
This genomic stretch from Terriglobales bacterium harbors:
- a CDS encoding pyridoxal phosphate-dependent aminotransferase; translation: MFALRTAWDLSSNRLAVALADARRLGREVLDLTESNPARCGFEYDQPAILAALAQPASLDYRPEPLGLLSARQAVAGYYRDRGEEVSADRILLTTSTSEAYSFLFRLLCDPDYEVLIPRPSYPLFEFLAGLQDVRLTPYPLFYDHGWHLDRHALESALSSRTRALVVVHPNNPTGSFVPPAEAEYLARLCADRGLALIADEVFLDFPLTSAAPRSFATQTAALTFTLSGLSKLAGLPQMKVAWVVISGPPGLARPALDRLEVIADTYLSMSTPILLALPHLLETRHRFLAQARPRLTTNLDELDRRLAAQSLVQRLELEGGWYVVLRVPAHQPDEDLALALLGRHGVLLHPGHFYDFPSEGHLVLSLLTPPDIFAEGLRRTLAHLSASS